The following are encoded together in the Robertmurraya sp. FSL R5-0851 genome:
- the cymR gene encoding cysteine metabolism transcriptional regulator CymR → MKISTKGRYGLTIMIELAKKHGEGPTSLKTIAQANDLSEHYLEQLIAPLRNAGFVKSIRGAYGGYVLAKGPTEISAGDIIRVLEGPISPVEGIEDEEPAKRALWMRIRDAVKGVLDNTTLEDLASHTDDGESDSYMFYI, encoded by the coding sequence ATGAAAATATCAACAAAAGGCCGCTATGGATTAACAATTATGATCGAGCTTGCCAAAAAACATGGCGAAGGACCAACATCCCTTAAAACGATTGCTCAAGCAAATGATTTATCTGAGCATTATTTAGAGCAATTAATTGCTCCTCTTAGAAACGCTGGATTTGTTAAGAGCATTCGTGGGGCCTATGGTGGTTATGTGTTAGCAAAGGGACCAACAGAAATTAGCGCAGGCGATATTATCCGAGTGTTAGAAGGTCCTATAAGTCCCGTTGAAGGGATTGAAGATGAAGAGCCTGCAAAGCGTGCATTATGGATGAGAATTCGTGATGCTGTGAAAGGTGTTTTAGATAATACAACACTAGAAGATTTAGCAAGCCACACAGATGACGGAGAGTCAGATTCCTATATGTTTTACATATAG
- the recD2 gene encoding SF1B family DNA helicase RecD2, with the protein MEGQETLDLFKDQGIFIKGKHLVTIFHNEQNLYTVLRIRVEETNENYEDKEAVITGYFPKVHEQETYIFYGELKDHPKFGQQFHATHFRKDIPQTKQGVVSYLSSELFKGVGKKTAEKIVEVLGENAISKIMQQPSVLDEIPKLPPDKAKEIYDTLIEHQGLEQAMVALNQYGFGPQISMRIYQAYKDQTVEVIQSNPYKLVEDIQGIGFTRADDLGFQLGISGHHPDRIKAACLYTLEVECMQNGHVYMETGLLLDKVKTLLEENKRDEIDFSPIGAEVVKLEEEGKIIVEEMRVYLPSLFFSEKGLVTSIKKIVSQTQYENQFPDSEFLLALGNLEERLGVQYAPTQKDAIQTALMSPMLILTGGPGTGKTTVIKGIVELYAELHGCSLDPNDYKGDEPFPFILAAPTGRAAKRMTESTGLPAVTIHRLLGWNGVEGFSKDEDNPLEGKILIVDETSMLDIWLANQLFKALPESIQVILVGDEDQLPSVGPGQVLKDLLECGVLSVVRLTDIYRQAEGSSIIELAHEIKSGRLPANISMQQKDRSFFRCNANQIADVVEKVVRNAKSKGYTAKDIQVLAPMYKGPAGIDRLNTLMQNIFNPNPDGTRKEIKYGDVTYRVGDKVLQLVNQPENNVFNGDIGEVVSIFYAKENTEKEDMMVVSFEGAEATYTRQDLQQITHSYCCSVHKSQGSEFPIVILPVVRSYYRMLRRNLLYTAITRSKQFLILCGEEEALRVGISRSDEQERLTTLRMKLEKDIGIHNESKSEKGTIQNAEEHLLSIDPMIGMEGITPYSFMGS; encoded by the coding sequence TTGGAGGGACAAGAAACGCTCGATTTATTTAAGGATCAAGGGATATTTATAAAAGGAAAGCATCTTGTCACAATCTTTCATAATGAACAAAATTTGTACACCGTTCTAAGAATTCGCGTGGAAGAAACGAATGAGAATTATGAAGATAAAGAAGCTGTAATCACCGGATATTTTCCAAAAGTTCATGAACAGGAAACGTACATATTTTATGGAGAGTTAAAGGATCATCCGAAATTCGGTCAACAATTTCACGCAACCCATTTTCGAAAGGATATACCCCAAACAAAACAAGGGGTAGTGAGCTATTTATCAAGCGAGCTTTTTAAAGGAGTCGGAAAGAAAACCGCAGAGAAAATTGTAGAAGTTTTAGGAGAGAATGCCATCTCTAAAATCATGCAACAACCGTCCGTACTTGATGAAATTCCTAAGCTTCCTCCGGATAAGGCAAAGGAAATTTATGATACCCTAATTGAGCATCAAGGACTAGAACAAGCGATGGTTGCTTTAAATCAATATGGATTTGGTCCGCAAATTTCTATGCGGATATATCAGGCGTATAAAGACCAGACAGTAGAAGTGATACAGTCCAATCCTTATAAGCTTGTTGAAGATATTCAAGGTATTGGGTTTACCAGGGCAGATGACCTAGGGTTTCAACTTGGGATTTCCGGTCATCACCCAGATCGTATCAAGGCGGCCTGCTTATATACACTTGAGGTTGAGTGTATGCAAAATGGTCATGTTTATATGGAAACAGGATTATTACTGGATAAGGTAAAGACATTATTAGAAGAAAATAAACGTGATGAAATTGACTTTTCACCGATTGGAGCAGAAGTAGTTAAGCTCGAAGAAGAAGGGAAAATCATTGTTGAAGAAATGAGGGTGTATTTACCTTCCCTATTTTTCTCCGAGAAGGGACTTGTTACAAGTATAAAAAAAATCGTCTCTCAAACACAATATGAAAATCAGTTTCCTGATTCTGAATTTTTACTCGCCCTAGGAAATCTTGAGGAACGATTAGGTGTTCAGTATGCTCCAACACAAAAAGATGCGATTCAGACGGCTCTGATGTCACCGATGCTAATCTTAACAGGTGGGCCAGGTACAGGGAAAACAACGGTTATTAAAGGGATTGTAGAGCTGTATGCTGAATTACATGGCTGCTCTTTAGATCCAAATGATTATAAAGGAGACGAGCCCTTTCCGTTTATATTGGCAGCGCCAACGGGCCGTGCAGCAAAACGAATGACGGAATCTACAGGACTTCCTGCAGTTACCATCCACAGGCTTTTAGGATGGAATGGGGTTGAAGGGTTCAGCAAAGATGAAGACAACCCGTTAGAAGGGAAAATTTTAATTGTAGATGAGACGAGCATGCTTGACATATGGCTTGCTAATCAGCTATTTAAAGCACTGCCTGAATCGATTCAAGTGATATTGGTTGGGGACGAGGATCAATTACCCTCTGTAGGTCCGGGTCAGGTCTTAAAGGACCTTCTAGAATGCGGAGTTCTCTCCGTTGTTAGGCTTACAGATATTTATCGCCAAGCGGAAGGATCCTCTATTATTGAACTTGCTCATGAAATTAAATCGGGACGGTTACCTGCCAATATAAGTATGCAACAAAAAGACCGCTCCTTTTTTAGATGTAACGCAAACCAAATTGCGGATGTAGTTGAGAAGGTCGTCCGAAATGCGAAAAGTAAGGGTTATACAGCAAAAGATATACAGGTTCTTGCACCGATGTATAAAGGACCTGCTGGTATCGATCGCTTGAACACGTTAATGCAAAACATTTTTAACCCAAACCCTGATGGGACGAGGAAAGAAATAAAGTACGGAGATGTGACCTATCGTGTCGGCGATAAAGTGTTACAGCTTGTAAATCAGCCGGAAAATAATGTGTTCAATGGTGATATAGGGGAAGTAGTATCCATTTTCTATGCAAAAGAAAATACGGAAAAAGAGGATATGATGGTTGTATCTTTTGAGGGTGCAGAAGCTACATATACAAGACAAGACCTTCAGCAAATCACCCATTCCTATTGCTGCTCCGTTCATAAGTCTCAAGGGAGTGAATTTCCGATTGTAATCCTCCCCGTAGTAAGAAGCTATTATCGAATGCTGCGAAGAAATCTTTTGTATACAGCTATTACGAGAAGTAAACAGTTTTTGATCCTTTGTGGAGAAGAAGAGGCTTTAAGGGTCGGTATTTCGAGATCGGATGAGCAAGAAAGATTGACCACCTTACGAATGAAATTGGAAAAAGACATTGGAATCCATAATGAGAGCAAAAGCGAAAAAGGTACGATACAAAATGCTGAGGAACACTTGTTGTCTATAGACCCAATGATTGGCATGGAAGGTATTACTCCATATAGCTTTATGGGAAGCTGA
- a CDS encoding tetratricopeptide repeat protein has protein sequence MDKNEKGIQLMKEGKWEEAAGLFMKAIEDNPKDAVSYINFGNVLSAVGENEKALKFFQKAIEIDENAATAYYNAGNLYFENEQLEEAKNMFELAMRKGLHSSDNYFMLGFTLIQLEQPKLALPYLQRSVELNGDDAEARFQFGLCLANQELLDEAIKQFNACVELDPLHADAYYNLGVAYGFKEDGKKALDMFEKALELQPDHLLAGYGKKLIEKE, from the coding sequence ATGGATAAAAATGAAAAAGGGATTCAATTGATGAAGGAGGGAAAGTGGGAAGAAGCTGCTGGATTATTTATGAAGGCAATTGAGGATAACCCGAAGGATGCGGTATCATATATAAATTTTGGAAACGTATTATCAGCAGTTGGTGAAAATGAGAAGGCACTCAAATTTTTTCAGAAAGCGATAGAAATCGATGAAAATGCGGCAACTGCTTATTATAATGCTGGAAACCTATATTTTGAAAATGAACAACTAGAAGAAGCAAAAAATATGTTTGAACTAGCAATGAGAAAGGGACTACATTCTAGTGATAATTATTTTATGCTTGGATTTACGCTTATTCAGTTAGAGCAGCCTAAGCTTGCCTTACCTTATTTGCAAAGAAGTGTGGAGCTAAATGGAGATGATGCAGAAGCTCGTTTTCAATTTGGATTATGTTTAGCAAATCAAGAACTACTTGACGAGGCGATTAAGCAATTTAACGCATGTGTAGAGTTAGATCCTTTACACGCTGATGCTTATTATAATCTTGGTGTTGCATATGGTTTTAAGGAAGATGGAAAAAAAGCACTTGATATGTTTGAAAAGGCATTGGAATTACAACCTGATCATCTTCTAGCAGGTTACGGAAAGAAATTAATCGAAAAAGAGTAA
- a CDS encoding tRNA threonylcarbamoyladenosine dehydratase: MLHQFSRNELAIGKEGIDTLKGSTVAVLGIGGVGSFSAEALARSGVGRLILIDKDDVDITNVNRQIIALLSTVGRPKADLMKERIMDINPECEVISLKMFYTEETYEEIFQYGLDFVVDASDTISYKIHLMKECLKRNIPMISSMGAANKMDPTRFQIADISKTHTDPIAKVIRTRLRKEGIRKGIPVVFSDESPIVIREDVRKVVGKEDAEIRKAKMPPSSNAFVPSVAGLIMASYVIRELLKDIKISTVKDSE; encoded by the coding sequence ATGTTGCACCAATTTTCCCGCAATGAACTTGCGATTGGAAAGGAAGGAATAGATACATTAAAAGGAAGTACGGTTGCTGTATTAGGAATCGGTGGAGTAGGTTCGTTTTCTGCTGAGGCACTAGCACGGTCTGGCGTGGGGCGTCTCATTTTAATTGATAAAGATGATGTCGACATTACAAATGTGAATCGTCAAATTATTGCCTTACTTTCTACAGTTGGGAGGCCCAAAGCCGATTTGATGAAAGAACGCATAATGGATATCAATCCTGAGTGTGAAGTCATTTCATTAAAAATGTTTTATACAGAGGAGACGTATGAAGAAATCTTTCAATACGGTCTTGATTTCGTAGTGGATGCTTCAGATACCATTTCGTACAAAATTCATCTCATGAAAGAGTGTTTAAAGCGAAATATACCAATGATCTCAAGTATGGGAGCCGCTAATAAAATGGATCCTACTCGTTTCCAAATTGCGGATATTTCAAAAACACATACGGATCCAATTGCAAAGGTTATTCGTACACGGTTACGTAAAGAAGGTATCAGAAAAGGGATACCAGTAGTTTTTTCAGATGAAAGCCCGATCGTCATTCGCGAGGATGTTCGAAAAGTAGTTGGGAAAGAGGATGCAGAGATAAGAAAGGCAAAGATGCCACCTTCTTCGAATGCCTTCGTGCCATCCGTTGCTGGTCTTATTATGGCAAGCTATGTCATCCGTGAGCTATTAAAAGACATAAAAATTTCTACGGTTAAAGATAGTGAATAG
- a CDS encoding IscS subfamily cysteine desulfurase — translation MNHIYLDHAATAPVHADVIETMAVVMKEQFGNPSSIHSFGRSARSIVDESRSKIAKSIGAKSEEIIFTSGGTESDNLAILGVAKAYQKNGNHIITTMIEHHAVLHACKSLEKEGFEVTYLPVDEYGQISIEDFKKALRDETILVTIMYGNNEVGVVQPIKEIAMLLEDHQAKFHTDAVQAFGLMDLDVTELGVDLLSVSAHKINGPKGIGFLYVKQNTALTPLSFGGEQERKRRAGTENVASIAGFAKAVEIASIDRAEKVEQFTEFKKLLIESLQSKDITLSVNGLLENSLPHVLNLSFPGTDVESMLVNMDMEGVAVSSGSACTAGSIDPSHVLVAMFGQESERVRNSIRFSFGLYNTKEQVERSAEVTARIVSRLTR, via the coding sequence TTGAATCATATATATTTGGATCATGCAGCAACCGCTCCAGTTCATGCGGATGTCATTGAAACGATGGCTGTTGTGATGAAAGAGCAATTCGGGAATCCTTCTAGTATTCATTCTTTTGGAAGGTCGGCAAGATCTATCGTAGACGAGTCTCGTTCAAAAATTGCGAAGAGCATTGGAGCAAAATCGGAAGAAATCATTTTTACAAGTGGAGGCACAGAGAGTGATAATCTTGCCATTTTAGGTGTGGCGAAAGCTTATCAAAAGAATGGTAACCATATTATTACTACCATGATCGAACATCATGCCGTTTTGCACGCTTGTAAAAGTCTTGAAAAAGAAGGTTTTGAAGTAACCTACTTACCAGTTGATGAATATGGGCAAATTTCGATCGAAGACTTTAAAAAAGCACTTCGAGATGAAACGATTCTCGTAACGATTATGTACGGTAATAACGAAGTTGGAGTGGTACAACCGATTAAAGAGATTGCCATGCTATTAGAAGATCATCAAGCGAAATTCCATACAGATGCTGTTCAAGCCTTTGGTTTAATGGATTTGGATGTAACGGAGCTTGGTGTGGACTTGTTATCCGTCTCAGCACATAAAATTAATGGACCTAAAGGAATTGGATTTTTATATGTAAAGCAAAATACAGCATTAACGCCACTTTCCTTCGGGGGAGAACAGGAACGAAAAAGACGTGCGGGAACAGAGAACGTAGCGTCTATCGCTGGTTTTGCTAAAGCGGTTGAAATAGCTTCGATTGATAGAGCGGAAAAGGTCGAGCAATTTACCGAGTTTAAAAAACTCCTGATTGAATCACTTCAATCGAAAGATATTACACTCTCAGTAAACGGATTACTTGAAAATTCCCTCCCACATGTACTAAACTTAAGCTTTCCAGGCACAGATGTCGAATCAATGCTTGTGAATATGGATATGGAAGGTGTGGCTGTATCAAGTGGTTCTGCTTGTACAGCGGGTTCGATTGATCCTTCTCATGTTTTAGTAGCAATGTTTGGTCAAGAATCAGAACGAGTGAGAAACTCTATCCGATTTAGCTTTGGCCTTTATAATACAAAAGAGCAGGTTGAACGTTCAGCTGAAGTTACGGCGAGAATAGTAAGTAGGCTGACACGGTAA
- the aspS gene encoding aspartate--tRNA ligase, which produces MYGRTYFCGEVTEQHIGESITLKGWVQRRRDLGGLIFIDLRDRTGIIQVVFNPEVSPEALALAEKIRNEYVLNIVGTVIAREAGTINENLQTGKIEVHAKHVTIINEAKTPPFTIADQTDVSEDVRLKYRYLDLRRPAMFETFKMRHQVTQIVRNFLDREGFLDVETPILTKSTPEGARDYLVPSRVHPGEFYALPQSPQIFKQLLMVGGFERYYQIARCFRDEDLRADRQPEFTQIDIETSFMSQDDIISLMEDMMSEMMSKVKGLQVETPFARMPYQEAMARFGSDKPDTRFGMELVDLSEIVKNSSFKVFAGAVSSGGQVKAINVKQAATKYSRKDIDALTEFVAVYGAKGLAWLKAEEDGLKGPISKFITEEEQAALKSALSIETGDLLLFVADKKSVVADALGALRLKLGKELELIDQSKFNFLWITDWPLLEYDEADGRYYAAHHPFTMPVREDLHLLDENPALVRAQAYDLVLNGYELGGGSLRIFERDVQEKMFSILGFSPEEARAQFGFLLEAFEYGTPPHGGIALGLDRLIMLLAGRTNLRDTIAFPKTASASCLLTDAPGEVSEAQLSDLHLSLKRNITVQ; this is translated from the coding sequence ATGTACGGTAGAACGTATTTTTGTGGAGAGGTAACAGAACAGCATATTGGAGAAAGTATTACATTAAAAGGATGGGTGCAAAGACGCCGTGATTTGGGTGGATTAATTTTTATTGATTTGCGTGACCGTACTGGAATTATTCAAGTGGTGTTCAATCCAGAGGTTTCACCAGAAGCTCTAGCACTAGCAGAAAAAATTCGAAATGAGTATGTTCTAAATATAGTTGGAACAGTTATTGCTAGAGAAGCTGGAACGATAAATGAAAACCTGCAAACAGGAAAAATCGAAGTACACGCAAAGCACGTTACTATAATTAACGAGGCAAAAACACCTCCATTTACAATTGCAGACCAAACAGATGTATCCGAAGATGTTCGCTTGAAATATCGATACTTAGATCTTAGAAGACCTGCCATGTTTGAAACATTTAAAATGCGTCATCAAGTTACTCAAATTGTTCGTAACTTCCTTGATCGCGAAGGGTTCTTAGATGTAGAAACTCCAATTTTAACCAAAAGTACACCGGAGGGTGCGCGTGATTATTTAGTACCTAGTCGTGTTCATCCAGGTGAGTTTTATGCCTTGCCGCAATCACCGCAAATATTTAAACAACTTCTTATGGTGGGTGGTTTTGAAAGGTATTATCAAATTGCAAGATGCTTCCGTGATGAAGATCTTCGTGCAGACAGACAGCCTGAATTTACTCAAATAGATATTGAAACGAGCTTTATGAGTCAAGATGATATCATTTCCTTAATGGAAGACATGATGAGTGAAATGATGTCAAAGGTAAAGGGATTGCAAGTGGAAACACCGTTTGCTCGTATGCCATACCAAGAGGCGATGGCACGTTTTGGTTCCGATAAGCCAGACACTCGTTTTGGTATGGAGTTAGTAGATTTATCAGAGATCGTGAAGAATTCTAGCTTTAAGGTTTTTGCAGGTGCGGTTTCATCAGGCGGCCAAGTAAAGGCTATTAATGTGAAGCAGGCTGCGACCAAGTATTCTCGTAAAGATATCGATGCTTTAACTGAATTTGTTGCTGTCTATGGAGCAAAAGGTTTGGCGTGGTTAAAAGCGGAAGAGGACGGACTAAAAGGACCAATCTCCAAATTTATTACAGAAGAAGAACAGGCGGCTTTAAAGTCTGCGTTGTCAATTGAAACGGGAGACCTACTTCTTTTTGTAGCTGATAAAAAGAGTGTGGTGGCTGATGCATTAGGTGCCCTTCGATTAAAACTTGGGAAAGAGCTTGAATTAATTGATCAAAGCAAATTCAACTTCTTATGGATTACCGATTGGCCATTACTTGAGTACGATGAGGCAGATGGTCGTTATTATGCAGCTCACCATCCATTTACGATGCCAGTGAGAGAGGACCTTCACTTATTAGATGAAAATCCAGCTCTTGTTCGTGCACAAGCGTATGATCTTGTATTGAATGGCTATGAACTTGGGGGAGGATCTCTGCGTATTTTTGAAAGAGATGTTCAGGAAAAAATGTTCAGTATTTTAGGATTTTCTCCAGAGGAAGCGAGAGCTCAGTTTGGCTTCTTACTTGAGGCTTTTGAATATGGAACGCCTCCACATGGTGGAATTGCTCTTGGGCTAGACAGACTCATCATGCTTTTAGCAGGCAGAACCAATTTAAGAGATACGATTGCGTTTCCAAAAACAGCTAGTGCAAGCTGTTTATTAACAGATGCGCCGGGTGAAGTGAGCGAGGCACAGCTTTCTGACCTTCATCTGTCATTAAAACGTAATATTACGGTACAATAG
- a CDS encoding PRC-barrel domain-containing protein, with translation MRTFTLLKGVSVYEKESGSKVGEVNDLIISATSDSVQFLLVKQGMLVKRTAQLDIQDVTSFGSDGVMIEDRTLLKPIKRGSDSSIAFCRSLSGNMLLSTEGEQLGLIEDVYFMEELGTIVGYQCSDGFFSDIKEGKRVIKTDEPLQYGKDAIIVNVKKS, from the coding sequence TTGCGGACATTTACATTGCTAAAGGGAGTTAGTGTGTACGAGAAAGAAAGCGGATCAAAGGTTGGTGAAGTCAATGACCTCATTATTTCTGCGACTAGTGACTCGGTCCAATTCTTGTTAGTAAAGCAAGGAATGCTTGTTAAAAGGACCGCACAGCTTGATATTCAAGACGTCACTTCCTTTGGCTCGGATGGAGTAATGATTGAAGACCGAACTTTGCTAAAACCAATCAAAAGGGGCAGTGATTCTTCCATTGCATTTTGTCGAAGTCTATCCGGGAATATGCTGTTATCTACTGAAGGAGAGCAGCTCGGGTTGATTGAGGATGTATATTTTATGGAAGAATTGGGCACAATCGTAGGGTATCAATGTTCGGATGGCTTTTTTTCAGACATCAAAGAAGGAAAGCGTGTCATCAAAACGGATGAACCCCTCCAGTATGGAAAAGACGCCATCATCGTGAACGTAAAAAAATCTTAG
- a CDS encoding AAA family ATPase, whose product MNGKPLAFRMRPRTIDEIIGQQHLVGEGKIIQRMVKAKQLSSMILYGPPGVGKTSIASAIAGSTKYAFRTLNAVTNNKKDLEVVAAEAKMSGKVILLLDEVHRLDKAKQDFLLPHLENGAIVLIGATTSNPYHAINPAIRSRCQIFELKPLTAEEIIKALNHALNDKNRGLGNYNVHISNEAKEHFASASNGDVRSSLNALELAIISTEPDEHSVITITLEIAEECLQKKSFSHDRDGDAHYDVLSAFQKSIRGSDVNAALHYLGRLVVAGDLVSISRRLIVIAYEDIGLANPQAGARTLAAIETAERLGFPEARIPLANAVIELCLSPKSNSAYKALDLAIADIEAGLSGEVPLHLKDAHYKGAASLGRGIDYLYPHDYENGWVKQQYLPDKIKKKIYFKPKKTGKFEQALASIYEKLMKN is encoded by the coding sequence ATGAACGGGAAGCCACTTGCCTTCCGAATGCGACCAAGGACAATTGATGAAATTATTGGCCAGCAGCACCTCGTCGGTGAAGGAAAGATTATTCAGCGTATGGTAAAAGCAAAACAGCTTTCGTCCATGATTCTTTATGGACCACCTGGTGTTGGAAAAACATCCATTGCTAGCGCGATTGCAGGTAGTACAAAATATGCCTTTCGCACCTTAAACGCCGTAACAAATAACAAAAAAGATCTCGAGGTGGTTGCTGCAGAAGCAAAAATGTCAGGTAAAGTAATCCTTTTACTTGATGAAGTCCACCGTCTCGATAAAGCAAAGCAAGATTTTCTTCTTCCACATTTAGAAAATGGTGCCATTGTCTTAATTGGGGCAACGACTAGCAATCCGTATCATGCCATTAATCCAGCGATTCGTAGTCGATGCCAAATCTTTGAACTAAAGCCATTAACAGCTGAGGAAATAATAAAAGCACTTAATCATGCCTTGAATGATAAAAACCGGGGATTAGGAAATTACAATGTGCACATATCAAATGAAGCAAAAGAACATTTTGCAAGTGCTTCAAACGGCGATGTAAGAAGTTCTCTTAATGCCCTTGAACTTGCCATTATTTCTACGGAACCTGATGAGCATAGTGTTATTACCATTACTCTTGAAATAGCTGAAGAATGCCTACAAAAGAAGAGCTTTTCACACGACCGCGATGGGGATGCTCATTACGATGTTCTTTCTGCTTTTCAAAAATCAATACGAGGTAGTGATGTAAATGCAGCACTTCATTATTTAGGAAGACTCGTAGTCGCAGGTGATTTAGTTAGCATCAGTAGAAGATTGATCGTTATAGCGTATGAAGACATTGGTCTTGCCAATCCTCAGGCTGGTGCGAGAACCTTGGCTGCCATCGAAACAGCAGAACGTCTAGGATTTCCTGAAGCTCGAATTCCTTTGGCTAACGCTGTTATTGAGTTATGTCTTTCTCCTAAGTCTAATTCTGCCTATAAAGCATTGGACCTTGCGATTGCCGATATTGAAGCAGGTCTAAGCGGTGAAGTGCCCTTACATTTGAAGGATGCCCATTATAAAGGAGCCGCCTCCCTAGGAAGAGGGATTGATTACTTATATCCACATGATTATGAAAACGGCTGGGTTAAACAGCAGTACTTACCTGACAAAATCAAAAAGAAGATTTATTTTAAGCCGAAAAAAACCGGCAAGTTCGAGCAAGCACTTGCTTCTATCTATGAAAAGCTGATGAAAAATTAA
- a CDS encoding YitT family protein: MGFKKTGQVGPRFFIYFLGLLIMSLGIVLLIKADIGATPWDVLHVGLHYQFGLTIGTWSILVGVAILTLATIISKEFPKIGAFLNMLLVGIFIDMYFLLPIIQTPDDWVGKSLMFAAGLLLNGYGMGLYISATFGAGPRDSLMIVLTGRTGWKVTYVRACIEILVLIVGWQLGGPVFIGTVVFSFVIGPIVGIALPQCQKLTDHFLSKLQSAKRMADHTKEDISNRGASL; this comes from the coding sequence ATGGGTTTTAAAAAGACAGGGCAAGTGGGTCCAAGATTTTTTATTTATTTTTTAGGTTTGTTAATTATGTCCCTAGGAATTGTATTATTAATCAAGGCTGATATTGGTGCTACTCCATGGGATGTTCTTCATGTGGGCCTTCATTACCAATTTGGGCTAACGATTGGTACATGGTCAATTTTAGTTGGGGTAGCCATCTTGACTTTAGCAACAATTATTTCTAAGGAATTTCCTAAAATTGGTGCGTTTTTAAATATGCTATTAGTTGGCATTTTTATTGATATGTATTTTCTGCTTCCGATCATTCAAACACCTGATGATTGGGTTGGAAAATCTCTGATGTTTGCCGCGGGTCTTCTATTAAATGGCTACGGAATGGGGTTATATATTTCTGCAACTTTCGGTGCTGGACCAAGAGACAGCCTAATGATTGTTTTAACGGGTAGAACAGGTTGGAAGGTTACATATGTTCGGGCCTGTATTGAAATTCTTGTACTGATTGTTGGGTGGCAACTCGGTGGGCCCGTATTTATTGGTACCGTCGTGTTTAGCTTTGTAATTGGACCTATCGTTGGCATTGCTTTGCCACAGTGCCAAAAACTAACAGATCATTTCCTTAGTAAATTACAATCCGCTAAAAGAATGGCAGATCATACAAAAGAAGATATTAGTAATCGAGGTGCTAGTTTATGA
- the mnmA gene encoding tRNA 2-thiouridine(34) synthase MnmA, translated as MKKDNKDIRVVVGMSGGVDSSVAALLLKEQGYDVIGIFMKNWDDTDEFGVCTATEDYEDVIRVCNQIGIPYYAVNFEKQYWDKVFTYFLEEYKAGRTPNPDVMCNKEIKFKAFLEHAMKLGADYLATGHYARVEYRDGEYKMLRGIDENKDQTYFLNQLSQNQLEKVMFPIGDIEKAKVREIAKEANLATATKKDSTGICFIGERNFKEFLSNYLPAQPGNMETLEGEVVGKHDGLMYYTIGQRHGLGIGGAGDPWFVIGKDLERNVLFVGQAFHNDKLFSDSIIAVDVSWVTDKEVMQTFECTAKFRYRQPDNKVTVHRLEDGTVKVIFAEPIRAITPGQSVVFYQGDECLGGGTIDQVFRDEKQLTYVG; from the coding sequence GTGAAAAAAGACAACAAGGACATACGTGTTGTCGTAGGTATGTCTGGGGGAGTAGATTCATCTGTAGCAGCATTACTCTTAAAAGAACAAGGGTATGATGTGATCGGAATATTCATGAAAAACTGGGATGACACCGATGAATTTGGTGTTTGTACGGCTACTGAGGATTATGAGGATGTAATTCGAGTTTGTAATCAAATCGGTATACCATATTATGCAGTAAATTTTGAAAAGCAATATTGGGACAAAGTGTTTACTTACTTCCTAGAAGAATATAAAGCAGGAAGAACCCCAAATCCTGATGTGATGTGTAACAAGGAAATTAAGTTTAAAGCCTTTTTAGAGCATGCTATGAAGCTAGGTGCGGACTATTTAGCAACTGGGCATTACGCAAGAGTTGAATACCGCGATGGGGAATACAAAATGCTCCGTGGAATAGATGAAAACAAGGATCAAACGTATTTCCTAAATCAGCTTTCTCAAAACCAACTTGAAAAAGTGATGTTTCCAATAGGAGATATTGAAAAAGCAAAGGTAAGAGAGATAGCTAAAGAAGCCAATTTAGCAACTGCGACAAAAAAGGACAGTACAGGGATTTGCTTTATTGGCGAGCGTAATTTTAAAGAATTTCTCAGTAATTACTTACCAGCACAGCCTGGGAATATGGAAACACTTGAGGGAGAAGTTGTCGGTAAGCATGATGGGTTAATGTACTATACAATCGGTCAAAGACATGGTTTAGGAATCGGTGGGGCGGGTGACCCTTGGTTTGTTATCGGTAAAGACCTTGAGCGCAATGTACTTTTCGTAGGACAAGCATTTCATAATGATAAATTGTTCTCTGATTCAATCATTGCGGTTGATGTTAGTTGGGTTACGGACAAGGAAGTGATGCAGACTTTCGAGTGCACGGCTAAATTCCGCTACCGTCAGCCTGATAACAAAGTCACTGTCCACAGATTAGAAGATGGGACAGTAAAGGTGATATTTGCTGAGCCAATCCGAGCGATTACACCTGGTCAATCAGTTGTCTTTTATCAAGGGGATGAATGCCTTGGCGGAGGAACCATTGATCAAGTATTCCGTGACGAAAAGCAATTAACTTATGTAGGGTAA